The following are from one region of the Candidatus Methylomirabilota bacterium genome:
- a CDS encoding patatin, giving the protein MTEPVPERFQILSLDGGGIKGLFSAAVLAAIEGDLDISVVDHFDLITGTSTGGIIALGLGLGLRPREVVEFYVDKGPGIFGNRFKARSFKHWLLHKFPQAPLRDALKKIFRDKRLADSKKRLVIPAYNLGEDDVYLFKTPHHERLRRDYKEFMWKAALATSAAPTYFPSCREVNSIRLVDGGVWANNPTMVGIIEAVSVLGVNLKAVSVLSLGTSDPVILRPRRLDWGGKLRWAASAVDVFMRGQSLGVTKQAQHLLGEGKVERLDPKVPDGLFAMDKASVDDLLAKAAHESRVFAPRFEKKFKPHIAAPYTPCYT; this is encoded by the coding sequence ATGACTGAACCGGTGCCAGAGCGCTTCCAGATTCTGTCTCTCGATGGTGGTGGGATTAAGGGTCTCTTTTCTGCTGCCGTTCTCGCAGCGATCGAAGGAGACCTCGATATTAGCGTAGTTGACCACTTCGACTTGATCACTGGGACTTCGACCGGTGGAATTATTGCATTGGGGCTGGGTCTGGGTTTGAGGCCCCGAGAGGTAGTAGAATTCTACGTCGACAAAGGACCGGGTATTTTCGGAAATCGTTTCAAGGCTCGTTCCTTCAAGCACTGGTTGCTCCACAAGTTTCCACAAGCGCCACTCCGCGATGCTCTTAAGAAAATCTTTCGCGATAAGCGACTCGCTGATAGCAAGAAGAGACTTGTAATTCCAGCGTACAATTTGGGCGAGGACGATGTATACCTCTTCAAGACGCCCCACCATGAACGGTTGAGGCGTGACTATAAGGAATTCATGTGGAAGGCAGCGCTTGCGACAAGCGCTGCCCCCACCTATTTTCCTTCGTGCCGAGAAGTCAATTCCATCCGCCTAGTCGATGGTGGAGTGTGGGCAAATAACCCGACTATGGTCGGTATCATCGAAGCCGTCAGTGTGTTGGGTGTCAATCTAAAGGCAGTGTCGGTTCTCAGCCTCGGTACGTCCGATCCGGTAATCCTCCGACCGAGGCGACTCGACTGGGGCGGGAAGTTGCGCTGGGCGGCCTCCGCAGTAGACGTCTTCATGCGAGGTCAAAGTCTGGGCGTTACGAAGCAAGCGCAGCATTTGCTGGGTGAAGGTAAGGTGGAGCGACTTGACCCGAAAGTTCCAGATGGGCTCTTTGCCATGGATAAAGCCAGCGTTGACGATCTGCTGGCAAAGGCCGCACACGAAAGCCGGGTCTTCGCTCCGAGGTTTGAGAAGAAATTCAAACCTCATATTGCCGC